ATGGCCGAGCGGTACTGCGTGCCGATGTCGTTCCCCTGCCGGTTGAGGGTCGTCGGGTCGTGCAGGCGGAAGAACCAGCCGAGGAGCTCCTCGTACGACACCTTCGCCGGATCGAAGATCACCCGCACCGCCTCGGCGTGGCCGGTCCCGCCGGTGTGGACGTCCTCGTAGGTCGGGTTCGACAGGTTGCCGCCGGTGTAGCCAGCGTCGATCTCGTAGACGCCGGGGATGGCTCGCAGGATCTCCTCGACCCCCCAGAAGCAGCCGCCGGCGAGGATGGCGATCTCGCGCTTCGCGATGGAGTCGCTGGCGGTGCGCTTGTCCGAAGCGGGGCTCGCCCCGCCGGCCGAACCCGGCTTGCCGTCCGGCTTCGACGTCCCGGCCGCACCCTTCTCGCCGGGCGCCTTGCCGAACAGCGCCAGGTACTGGCCGTACCCCTCCGCCTCGAGCCGGTCGACCGGAATGAAGCGAAGCGCCGCCGAGTTCATGCAGTAGCGCTGGCCGGTCGGCTTCGGCCCGTCGTCGAACACGTGCCCCAGATGCGAGTCGGCGTGCTTCGAGCGCACCTCGGTGCGCTTCATCCAGAGCAGGCGGTCCTCCTTGGTCGTGACGTTTTCGGGCTCGAGGGGCCGGGTGAAGCTGGGCCAGCCGGTGCCGGATTCGAACTTGTCGAGGGACGAAAAGAGGGGCTCG
The window above is part of the Candidatus Polarisedimenticolia bacterium genome. Proteins encoded here:
- a CDS encoding bifunctional methionine sulfoxide reductase B/A protein; protein product: MKTFTKPPDAELKKRLTPEQYQVTQHEATEPAFRNEYWDNHEAGIYVDVVSGEPLFSSLDKFESGTGWPSFTRPLEPENVTTKEDRLLWMKRTEVRSKHADSHLGHVFDDGPKPTGQRYCMNSAALRFIPVDRLEAEGYGQYLALFGKAPGEKGAAGTSKPDGKPGSAGGASPASDKRTASDSIAKREIAILAGGCFWGVEEILRAIPGVYEIDAGYTGGNLSNPTYEDVHTGGTGHAEAVRVIFDPAKVSYEELLGWFFRLHDPTTLNRQGNDIGTQYRSAIFYLDDRQKRIAEQVKAKVDASGKWKRPLTTEIVPATEFWMAEDYHQDYLQKNPGGYTCHFLRD